Proteins encoded in a region of the Diabrotica virgifera virgifera chromosome 4, PGI_DIABVI_V3a genome:
- the LOC126883779 gene encoding uncharacterized protein LOC126883779, whose protein sequence is MGASLDELASILDTSEKKILKREFSHLDDDTFNLLTCKGVFCYDYIDSVEKLDETSLPNIRYFYNKLNNEYISEEKYAHAQSVWNKFNCKNLGEYSDLYLKTDILLLADVFEQFRQKCRDTYKLDPAWYYTMPGYTWDCMLRYTKCKLELLKDVDMILFMEKAIRGGISVCSNRYSEANNKYMSTYDPTQPSKYIMYLDVNNLYGWAMSEALPIGGFKWIEDGTKFGVASKSTNLPEGHIDIMSIPNDAKEGYFFQVDLEYPRELHDKHKDFPFAAEHRIPPGSKLPKLIPTLYHKTKYIIHYRNLKQALENGLILTKIHRVLKFKQSAWLRPYIELNTNLRTAATSSFEKNLFKLMNNAVFGKTMENIRRHRIVKLCKKWHGRYGAKNLIASSRFHSRTIFHENLVAIELKKSEVCFNKPLYIGAAILDISKLCMYDFHYNFMLPTMGEENCSLLYMDTDSFIYELQCSDAYREVLKAYPSKFDTSDYAENNPYDIERLNKKIPGLMKDEANGKIITHFIGLRSKMYTFKMQITDVEREKERQRLERKQLNKERIESDVSNLGITKKAKGVKYNVVRNKITYEDYEKCLKEFKIQNASQRCIRSYQHSVFSIEQSKTALSPYDDKRYLIPKSFNTLPWGHYNT, encoded by the coding sequence ATGGGAGCTTCACTCGACGAATTAGCATCAATTTTAGACACATCGGAAAAGAAGATTTTAAAACGAGAATTTAGTCATTTAGATGATGATACATTCAATTTGTTAACTTGTAAAGGAGTATTTTGTTACGATTATATCGATAGTGTGGAAAAATTAGATGAAACTTCTTTACCCAACATTAGGTATTTTTATAATAAGCTAAATAATGAATATATTAGTGAAGAGAAGTATGCTCATGCGCAGAGtgtttggaataaatttaatTGTAAAAATTTGGGTGAATACAGCGATTTGTATTTGAAAACAGATATTCTGCTGCTGGCTGATGTGTTTGAGCAGTTTCGACAAAAATGTCGAGACACGTATAAACTAGATCCTGCTTGGTATTATACCATGCCAGGATACACGTGGGATTGTATGCTGAGATACACAAAATGTAAATTAGAATTGCTAAAAGATGTGGATATGATTTTGTTCATGGAAAAAGCCATAAGAGGCGGAATATCTGTTTGCAGCAACAGGTATTCGGAGGCCAACAACAAATACATGTCGACGTATGACCCCACACAACCCTCTAAATACATCATGTATTTAGACGTGAATAATCTGTATGGCTGGGCCATGAGTGAGGCTTTACCAATAGGAGGATTCAAATGGATTGAAGATGGTACCAAATTTGGTGTTGCATCAAAATCCACTAATCTTCCCGAAGGTCATATTGATATTATGTCAATACCAAATGATGCGAAAGAGGGCTATTTTTTCCAAGTTGACTTGGAGTATCCACGCGAATTGCATGATAAACACAAAGATTTTCCATTTGCTGCCGAACACCGCATTCCGCCCGGTTCAAAATTGCCAAAGTTAATACCGACCTTATatcacaaaacaaaatatattattcattatagAAATCTTAAACAGGCATTAGAGAACGGTTTAATTTTAACAAAGATACACAGAGTGTTGAAATTTAAACAATCTGCGTGGCTGCGACCATATATTGAGTTAAACACCAACTTACGAACAGCAGCCACAAGTAGCTTCGAAAaaaatctctttaaattaatgaataatgcTGTGTTCGGTAAGACAATGGAGAACATAAGACGTCATCGTATcgtaaaattatgtaaaaaatggCATGGAAGGTACGGAGCCAAAAATTTGATTGCAAGTAGTCGATTTCATAGTCGAACGATCTTTCATGAGAATTTGGTGGCTATCGAACTGAAAAAATCAGAAGTATGCTTTAATAAACCCCTGTATATAGGCGCAGCAATCCTTGATATATCCAAATTATGTATGTAcgattttcattataactttatgCTTCCAACGATGGGAGAAGAAAACTGTTCATTGCTGTACATGGACACAGACAGCTTCATTTATGAACTGCAATGTTCAGATGCATATAGAGAGGTTTTAAAAGCATATCCAAGCAAATTCGATACCTCCGACTACGCCGAAAATAACCCATATGACATAGAacgattaaataaaaaaatccctGGATTAATGAAGGATGAGGCAAATGGGAAAATAATTACACATTTTATTGGGCTAAGATCAAAAATGTACAcatttaaaatgcaaataacaGACGTGGAGAGGGAAAAAGAAAGACAACGCCTGGAACGAAAACAACTAAACAAAGAGAGAATTGAAAGCGACGTAAGCAATTTGGGAATAACCAAAAAGGCAAAAGGAGTGAAATATAATGTCGTTCGAAATAAAATTACGTACGAAGACTATGAAAAATGTCTTAaagaattcaaaattcaaaacgCAAGCCAAAGATGTATTCGGTCATATCAACATTCAGTATTTAGCATCGAACAATCCAAAACGGCTCTAAGTCCTTATGACGACAAGCGGTACTTAATACCAAAATCATTTAATACGCTTCCGTGGGGGCATTATAATACATAA